Below is a genomic region from Telmatobacter sp. DSM 110680.
CACAAATACTTGCCCGCGATCCCGATATCGATGCGATCGGTAGCTTCTCCGACCATTGCTGGTCCACCGCCGGTCTCGAAGTTCTGTTTGCCTGTCCAATCACCTTTCATGAACGACAGGTTGTCGAGGGGATTCGGTGCTGACGGCGTTGTTTGTTGACTGTAGCTCAGCACACTGGCACAAAGAGTGAGGAAGCAAATGACAAGTCTCATTGACCTCTCCTGCGGAAAAACGATATCAGGCCCGGCAGAAATCTACTGACAATGTTGAAGTGCGAATGACTATCCGAGAACCCGCTTGAAAATTGCATCAACGTTGCCAAGCTGGCGCATGTAGTCGAATGTGCGTGCGAGCTTGTCGCTGCTGAGCAGTGTCGTGATTTGTGGGTCTTTCGCTACTTCATCGCGGAAGATCAGATCGTCTTTCCAGGCGCGCATGGCGTGGCCTTGCACGACACGATACGCATCTTCGCGCATCATGCCTGCTTCAGCGAGATCGAGCAGCAACTGACCGGAGAATATGAGGCCGCCGGTCGATTCTAAGTTCTTCTTCATGCGCTCGGGATAGACGAGGAGTCGATCGATCAGGTCTGTCGTTTTGGCGAGGAGATAGTCAGCCAGAATTGTGGAGTCGGGAAAGATGACGCGTTCGACCGACGAGTGGGAGATGTCGCGCTCGTGCCACAGCGGAATGTTTTCAAGCGCGGCCTGAGAGTTGCCGCGGATTACGCGCGCGAGGCCGCTGATCTGCTCACTGGTGATGGGGTTTTTCTTGTGGGGCATGGACGAGGAGCCCTTTTGCTTTTCGCTGAAGTACTCCTGCGCCTCGCGAACCTCGGTGCGCTGCAGGTGGCGGACCTCAACGGCTATTTTGTCGAGCGTACTGCCGAGAATGGCGAGAGTCCCGATATAGGCCGCATGGCGGTCGCGCTGGATGACCTGGGTAGCAACGGGGGCGGGCTTGAGACCGAGTCGTTCGCAGATGCGCTCTTCGTGCTCAGGCTTGAGGTGGCCGAAGGTGCCCACAGCGCCGGACAGTTTGCCGACGCGCATGTCTTCCGCTGCTGCCTGGAAACGCGCGAGGTTACGCTGCATCTCGGCGTACCAGTTCAGCAACTTGAGACCAAAGGTGGTGGGCTCCGCATGTATCCCATGGGTGCGGCCGATGGTGGGAGTGTGCTTGAATTCAAGGGCTCTCCGCTTAAGGACCGTGAGCAGCGATTCAATTCCCTTGTGAATGAGCGCTGAAGCTTCTTTAACCTGCAACGCCTGCGCCGTGTCCACTATGTCGTTGGATGTCAGGCCATAGTGCAGCCAGCGGGATTCCTCGCCAAGACCCTGAGCTTTTAGACTTTCGGCGACAGCAGTTGTGAAGGCGATGATGTCGTGCTTCACCTCGGCTTCAATTTCGAGGATGCGTTCGGCTGAGGCTGATGCTTTCTTCGCGATTGCGTCGGCTGCAGACTGGGGAATGACGCCGTCTTCAGCTAAAACGGCACTGGCCGCCGACTCTACCTGGAGCCAGCAGCGGTACTTGTTGTCCTCGGTCCAGATGCGGCCCATCGCGGGGCGGGTATAGCGCTTGATCAAGGGCACGCTCCTCTAATGGCCATCGCTAATGGCCGTCGCCAACTCTTGATTGTACGAGGTTAAGCGGCTCAGGTGCGTGGGATCCCGAACCGTTTGTGCAGCTCATCGTAAAGAAGGCCGCGACCTGGCTTGTAGGGTTGAAACCACTCGCCGTCGATTACAAGTTGAGGGATCGCTCGCTTGCCTACGTGACGCAACACTTCATCAGAAGCCGCTGGATCAAGATCAACATTGATCTCGGTGTATTCAATCCCGTGGGAGTCGAGAAACTGCTTGGCCGCCCGGCAATCTCGGCACCAGGCAGCCGTGTAAACCTGCACCTTCATATCTCCATTTTACTTTGCCCGGCTGATAACATTTTCCCGTGACCGCAGACGAGATCAAGAATCTCCTCAACCTCAACCCGCACCCGGTGGAGGGCGGGCACTTCCGGCGCACCTATACCGCAGCGGCCAACGTGGAGTTGGGGAGGGGGAGTCGCCCGCAGGGTACGGCAATCTACTACCTGCTGGAACCGGGCACCTTCTCAGAGATGCACATGCTTGAGTCCGATGAGATATTTCATTTTTATCTCGGCGATCCGGTAGAGATGCTGCAACTCAATCCTGATGGACGCTCCTCGGTTCACACTCTCGGATCAGACTTGGGCGCTGGAGAGAATGTGCAGGTGCTGGTTCCGGCTGGAGTGTGGCAAGGAATGCGTCTGATTGGCACCGGACAGATGGCCCTCCTGGGGTGCACAGTGGTTCCAGGCTTCAACTATGCCGACTACCACAATGCGCCGTTTGCAGAGTTGGCAGCGAAATGGCCAGAGCAGGCAGAACGCATCAAGGCGCTGACGCGGAGCTAGCGTCGCTCGCGGAAAAAGCTCCGCAATAACTCTGCGGATTCTGCGGCGAGTATTCCCTGCTCCACCTTCATCTGATGGTTGAGCTGCGGATGATTCAACACCGACAGGGCAGAGCCGCATGCGCCCGCCTTGGGATCGGAGGCAGCGTAAACCAGGCGGTCGATACGCGCGTGAATCATCGCTCCGGCACACATGGCGCAAGGCTCCAGCGTGACGTAGAGCGTGCATCCGTTGAGACGGTAGTTGCCGAGTTTGATTGCCGCTTCTCGCACAACAATGATCTCTGCATGAGCTGTCGGATCATTGCCGCAAATGACGCTGTTCTGACCGCGCGCGATGATTTCACCCTCGCGAACTATGACGGCTCCAATAGGCACTTCGCCCGCTTCGCCAGCGAAACGCGCTTCGGCAAGTGCTGCTTGCATTGCTTCGAGATCGGAGATCATGTCGTCGAT
It encodes:
- the purB gene encoding adenylosuccinate lyase translates to MIKRYTRPAMGRIWTEDNKYRCWLQVESAASAVLAEDGVIPQSAADAIAKKASASAERILEIEAEVKHDIIAFTTAVAESLKAQGLGEESRWLHYGLTSNDIVDTAQALQVKEASALIHKGIESLLTVLKRRALEFKHTPTIGRTHGIHAEPTTFGLKLLNWYAEMQRNLARFQAAAEDMRVGKLSGAVGTFGHLKPEHEERICERLGLKPAPVATQVIQRDRHAAYIGTLAILGSTLDKIAVEVRHLQRTEVREAQEYFSEKQKGSSSMPHKKNPITSEQISGLARVIRGNSQAALENIPLWHERDISHSSVERVIFPDSTILADYLLAKTTDLIDRLLVYPERMKKNLESTGGLIFSGQLLLDLAEAGMMREDAYRVVQGHAMRAWKDDLIFRDEVAKDPQITTLLSSDKLARTFDYMRQLGNVDAIFKRVLG
- a CDS encoding glutaredoxin family protein, which gives rise to MKVQVYTAAWCRDCRAAKQFLDSHGIEYTEINVDLDPAASDEVLRHVGKRAIPQLVIDGEWFQPYKPGRGLLYDELHKRFGIPRT
- a CDS encoding cupin domain-containing protein, whose amino-acid sequence is MTADEIKNLLNLNPHPVEGGHFRRTYTAAANVELGRGSRPQGTAIYYLLEPGTFSEMHMLESDEIFHFYLGDPVEMLQLNPDGRSSVHTLGSDLGAGENVQVLVPAGVWQGMRLIGTGQMALLGCTVVPGFNYADYHNAPFAELAAKWPEQAERIKALTRS
- the tadA gene encoding tRNA adenosine(34) deaminase TadA, producing MISDLEAMQAALAEARFAGEAGEVPIGAVIVREGEIIARGQNSVICGNDPTAHAEIIVVREAAIKLGNYRLNGCTLYVTLEPCAMCAGAMIHARIDRLVYAASDPKAGACGSALSVLNHPQLNHQMKVEQGILAAESAELLRSFFRERR